The region TGACGCCGCACGAGTCCAACACCCGTGCCGCGCTGGCCGAGGTGGCGGAGAAGTTCGCCGCGCACGAGCCGATCTTCGGTATCGAGCAGGAGTACACCTTCTTCGACGGGGAGCGCCCGCTCGGCTTCCCCGTCGGCGGCTTCCCGGCCCCGCAGGGCGGCTACTACTGCGGCGTCGGCGCGGACGAGATCTTCGGCCGTGACGTCGTCGAGGCGCACCTCGAGAACTGCCTCAAGGCGGGCCTCGGCATCTCCGGCATCAACGCCGAGGTCATGCCCGGCCAGTGGGAGTTCCAGGTCGGCCCGCTGGCGCCGCTGGAGGTCTCCGACCAGCTGTGGGTGGCCCGCTGGCTGCTCTACCGCACCGCCGAGGACTTCAACATCTCCGCGACCCTCGACCCCAAGCCGGTCAAGGGCGACTGGAACGGCGCCGGCGCGCACACCAACTTCTCCACCAAGGCGATGCGCGAGGGCTACGACGCGATCATCACCGCGTGCGAGTCGCTGGGCGAGGGCTCGAAGCCGCTCGACCACGTCAAGAACTACGGCGCCGGCATCGACGACCGCCTGACCGGTCTGCACGAGACCGCCCCGTGGAACGAGTACTCCTACGGCGTCTCCAACCGTGGCGCCTCGGTCCGCATCCCGTGGCAGGTCGAGAAGGACGGCAAGGGCTACATCGAGGACCGCCGCCCGAACGCCAACGTCGACCCGTACGTCGTCACGCGCCTGCTCGTCGACACCTGCTGCACCGCCCTGGAGAAGGCCGGCCAGGTCTGATCCGCCCCGCACGCCACGCGAGGAGGCGCCCACCGTCATGGTGGGCGCCTCCTCGCGTCGCGCGACATCGGCCTCGTCGTACGAGGTCATTCGTGGTCGTACGAGGTCAGCCTCGTCGTACGGCGTCAAGTTGACGCCAAGGACGCGTCCGACCTGTGAGAGGAGTCTCCTGCTCAGCTCCGGCTTCTGCTTCAATGGGGGCATGGCCAGCTTCCAGAAGTACACCGCGACGGGTCGCCCCGACCTGGAGCCCTTCTGGCCTTCCCGTCAGCATCACGACTTCGACCGGGTGTGTTGCCGCGCGACGAACGCGCCGGCCCTCTAAAGCCGTACACCCCCGGCCTTCGGCCAGCGCGCACGACGTACGTCCTCGACGGCCCCGACCACGAACTCGCGGTCGTCGACCTTCCCGACGAACTTCTCGCGCGAAAGAGCTGACCTCTCATGGCGACCACTCGTTCCTTCTCGTCCGTCGCGACCACGTCCGCACCGGCACCCGCCCCCGTCCCCGCGCGGCACCGACTCCGTGCCGTCCACCGGGACGAGGTGGTCGACGTCGCGGACTTCCTGCCGCCGGGCGCCACCTGGCTGCCCGCTCCCCCGCACACCCTCCCGGTGCTCCCCGGCCAGCCGCCGATGATCGGCTACCTGGTCCTCGTACCGGCCGACCAGCAGCCCCTGCTGCCGGTCGCCGTCCCGGACTCCCCGGCCCCCACCGACGCCGCCGTGGGCGACGACCCGCTCGTCCGCATCGACCCCGTGCAGCGCACCGCCGAGGTCGACGGGCGGCCGCTCGACCTCACCTACCTGGAGTTCGAGCTGCTCGCGCACCTCGTCTCGCATCCGCACCGGGTGCACACCCGCGACCAACTGGTCACCACCGTGTGGGGCTACGGGCACGTGGGCGACGGGCGGACCGTCGACGTCCACGTCGCGCGGTTGCGGCGCAAGCTGGGGGCGCAGCACCGGCAGGCGATCCAGACGGTACGGCGGGTGGGGTACAA is a window of Streptomyces sp. NBC_00271 DNA encoding:
- the glnII gene encoding glutamine synthetase; its protein translation is MTFKAEYIWIDGTEPTAKLRSKTKILGDDAKGVELPIWGFDGSSTNQAEGHASDRVLKPVATFPDPIRGGDDVLVMCEVLNIDMTPHESNTRAALAEVAEKFAAHEPIFGIEQEYTFFDGERPLGFPVGGFPAPQGGYYCGVGADEIFGRDVVEAHLENCLKAGLGISGINAEVMPGQWEFQVGPLAPLEVSDQLWVARWLLYRTAEDFNISATLDPKPVKGDWNGAGAHTNFSTKAMREGYDAIITACESLGEGSKPLDHVKNYGAGIDDRLTGLHETAPWNEYSYGVSNRGASVRIPWQVEKDGKGYIEDRRPNANVDPYVVTRLLVDTCCTALEKAGQV
- a CDS encoding winged helix-turn-helix domain-containing protein, with translation MATTRSFSSVATTSAPAPAPVPARHRLRAVHRDEVVDVADFLPPGATWLPAPPHTLPVLPGQPPMIGYLVLVPADQQPLLPVAVPDSPAPTDAAVGDDPLVRIDPVQRTAEVDGRPLDLTYLEFELLAHLVSHPHRVHTRDQLVTTVWGYGHVGDGRTVDVHVARLRRKLGAQHRQAIQTVRRVGYKYAPPTGR